In a single window of the Drosophila albomicans strain 15112-1751.03 chromosome 3, ASM965048v2, whole genome shotgun sequence genome:
- the LOC117567839 gene encoding mitochondrial proton/calcium exchanger protein: MNLLLHHKGSSMNLKTHYIFQKFYKRYLRTSSYAYSSTKHAPHKSDASLHPESAAVLNQLRPLGGNSLITYPHHIHRQYYFSAHSLRHFHASPALFDSCSKIDATVKKLKNQQKEKVEEIMKEVANGKAAKAATESAATATAATANSSSLDSSSTSAAAATSTSTTATAKSGNELTEATSKAVAKPKKPLQQRIWDELVHYYHGFRLLFIDTAISSKLLWRVLNGKTLTRRENKQLQRTTSDLFRLIPFSVFIVVPFMELLLPLFIKFFPGMLPSTFQTAKDRQERLRQSLTVRLEVAKFLQQTLGQMPVQHVEHSSEEAKQFEQFFNNLRSNSEHVSNDDIIKFAKRFDDEITLDSLSREQLAALCRVLELNTIGTTMLLRFQLRLKLRSLATDDRVIAREGVDSLDLFELQQACKARGMRAYGLTAERLRFQLKEWIDLSLNEQVPPTLLLLSRAMLISDDSITTDKLKETIRVLPEAVAAHTRHAIGEREGKVDNKTKIEIIKEEERKIREEREEEREENIAKRTAIKEELTAPFVFSEEIVKVPKIADTKLESAAEDKEKTISPTDVQLLSDALKTLSTDKQLVVEKETIKELKEELRDYQEDVEELREVRQVVKEPVRESRAAKLLYNRVNKMISQLDNVLNDLEHRQQQIKQVDSPELSPVPSSSSPSQMVHIDELVSTIRRMKEASDEERFKVVEDLMVKLDADKDGAISVNEITKVVQSIDSTATKIDKKQLEEFTDLLIKQATKRRTEELVRIDDLMHSIKKLKETSDEARLKYIESVLDKFDADKDGVVTVNDIRKVLESIGRDNIKLSEKAIEELVTLLDKEQILEAEQKIEKAIAKSMKEAEKLKMEVEKSDKDMAKLVDGIHDSAKEIRDIATELGAMDQEIASQKEHDLKDTAKTLKDNAKPLDELASKSPKDDNKGNNSPRSPPKGAGGGSSDSANNKSPAKGEDTPTKAALREAAERQIEKLLPQKEMELPPTIPTPTASQTQKASSAKAAANGSSTTVTSKKLI, encoded by the exons ATGAATCTGTTGCTGCACCACAAAGGATCTTCAATGAACCTGAAAACGCATTATATATTTCAGAAATTCTACAAGCGCT ATCTCAGAACGAGCAGCTATGCATATAGTTCAACGAAACACGCTCCGCACAAAAGCGATGCTTCACTGCATCCGGAATCGGCAGCGGTGCTGAACCAGTTGAGGCCGTTGGGTGGAAATTCGCTGATCACCTACCCGCATCATATTCATcgtcaatattatttttcggCTCATAGTCTCCGGCATTTTCATGCAAGTCCCGCACTCTTCGATTCCTGTTCGAAGATTGACGCGACAGTGAAAAAGCTGAAGAATCAGCAAAAGGAGAAGGTTGAGGAGATTATGAAGGAAGTGGCCAATGGCAAAGCCGCGAAAGCAGCCACCGAATCAGCCGCGACTGCGACAGCAGCTACCGCCAACAGTAGCTCTCTAGACTCCAGCTCAAcatcagcagcggcagcaacatcaacgtcGACGACGGCGACAGCTAAATCGGGAAATGAATTAACGGAAGCTACATCGAAAGCTGTGGCCAAGCCGAAAAAGCCACTGCAGCAACGTATCTGGGATGAACTGGTGCACTATTATCACGGATTTCGTCTGCTTTTCATTGACACGGCCATCAGCTCGAAGTTGCTTTGGCGCGTGCTCAATGGAAAGACTCTCACTCGGCGTGAGAATAAACAATTGCAGAGAACCACATCGGATCTGTTTCGATTGATACCCTTTTCGGTGTTCATTGTGGTGCCGTTTATGGAACTGTTGTTGCCCctctttattaaattctttccGGGCATGTTGCCCTCAACGTTCCAAACAGCCAAGGATCGTCAGGAGCGTCTTAGACAGTCGCTTACCGTTCGTCTAGAGGTGGCCAAGTTCTTGCAACAAACTCTCGGTCAGATGCCTGTGCAACACGTCGAGCATAGCAGTGAAGAAGCGAAACAATTTgagcaattttttaataatttgcgAAGCAATTCGGAACATGTTAGCAACGATGACATCATCAAGTTTGCCAAACGATTCGATGATGAAATCACCTTGGATTCGCTCAGCCGAGAGCAGTTGGCGGCATTGTGTCGCGTTCTTGAGCTGAACACCATTGGCACCACAATGTTACTGCGTTTCCAACTGCGCTTGAAACTGCGCTCTCTGGCCACCGATGATCGCGTGATAGCCCGCGAGGGTGTCGACTCCCTGGATCTGTTTGAGTTGCAGCAGGCGTGCAAGGCGCGTGGAATGCGTGCCTATGGCCTAACAGCCGAACGTCTTCGGTTTCAGCTGAAGGAATGGATCGATTTATCCCTGAATGAACAG GTGCCACCGACATTGTTACTGCTGTCTAGAGCTATGCTTATTTCTGACGATAGCATTACGACGGACAAACTGAAGGAGACAATACGTGTGTTGCCTGAGGCAGTGGCCGCGCACACGCGCCATGCGATTGGAGAGCGTGAGGGCAAAGTGGATAACAAGACTAAGATCGAGATTATTAAGGAGGAGGAGCGAAAGATTCGTGAGGAACGTGAAGAGGAGCGCGAAGAGAATATTGCAAAGCGCACAGCTATTAAGGAGGAGCTGACAGCTCCGTTTGTGTTCTCCGAGGAGATTGTCAAGGTACCGAAAATTGCTGACACAAAATTGGAAAGTGCGGCTGAAGACAAAGAGAAAACCATATCGCCAACGGATGTGCAATTGCTCTCGGATGCGTTGAAAACGCTCTCAACGGACAAACAATTGGTTGTGGAGAAGGAAACAATCAAGGAACTTAAAGAGGAGTTACGTGACTATCAGGAGGATGTCGAGGAGCTGCGTGAGGTGCGCCAGGTGGTTAAGGAGCCGGTGCGCGAGAGCCGAGCAGCTAAGCTTCTCTATAATAGGGTCAACAAAATGATCTCGCAACTGGATAATGTGTTGAACGATCTGGAGCATCGTCAGCAACAGATTAAGCAAGTCGATAGCCCTGAACTGTCGCCTGTTCCAAGTTCCAGCAGCCCTTCACAAATGGTGCACATAGATGAACTTGTTTCAACCATTCGACGCATGAAGGAAGCCTCCGATGAGGAGCGATTCAAGGTCGTTGAGGACTTGATGGTTAAACTGGATGCCGATAAGGATGGTGCCATTTCTGTGAATGAAATTACGAAAGTTGTCCAAAGCATCGACAGCACAGCTACTAAAATAGATAAGAAACAGTTGGAGGAATTCACCGATCTTCTTATCAAGCAGGCAACTAAACGTCGCACTGAAGAGCTAGTCCGCATCGATGATCTCATGCATAGTATCAAGAAGCTGAAGGAGACCAGCGACGAAGCTCGTCTTAAATACATCGAGAGCGTGCTGGACAAATTTGATGCAGACAAGGATGGCGTTGTAACCGTCAATGACATACGCAAG GTGCTGGAGTCTATTGGACGAGATAATATTAAACTAAGCGAGAAAGCCATTGAGGAGCTCGTAACGTTGCTTGACAAGGAACAGATTCTGGAGGCTGAGCAAAAGATTGAGAAGGCGATTGCAAAGAGTATGAAGGAGGCAGAGAAACTAAAAATGGAGGTGGAGAAGAGTGATAAGGACATGGCAAAGCTGGTAGATGGCATACATGATTCTGCCAAGGAGATTCGCGATATTGCCACCGAATTGGGTGCAATGGATCAGGAAATCGCTAGTCAAAAAGAA caTGATCTAAAGGATACTGCGAAAACACTAAAGGACAATGCTAAGCCATTGGATGAGTTGGCGTCAAAATCGCCAAAAGATGACAATAAAGGAAATAACTCTCCACGTTCACCACCCAAGGGAGCTGGTGGTGGTAGCAGCGATAGCGCAAATAACAAATCTCCCGCTAAAGGTGAAGACACGCCTACCAAAGCTGCGCTACGTGAGGCGGCCGAACGCCAGATCGAAAAGCTTCTTCCCCAAAAGGAAATGGAATTGCCGCCAACGATACCAACACCAACTGCGTCTCAGACGCAAAAAGCGAGCTCTGCAAAGGCGGCGGCTAATGGTTCATCCACGACAGTCACCTCGAAGAAGCTCATCTGA